A portion of the Streptococcus urinalis 2285-97 genome contains these proteins:
- a CDS encoding carbohydrate ABC transporter permease: MFKQKHYLGYLFLSPALLFLVIFIFYPLGNTFYLSFFKWNMVSPNKEFVGLANYVEVLTDPVFHKIAINTCFYLIIFVIFSCLVPYIVSFVIDVIISRYKRFYTGIFFIPAVISLVVVSMVFTWILNPISGPIAIILKAVGIKMPIWSNLNGWVIAIIAMMTSWKVFGYNFIVLYSAIMGIDREIIDSAKLDKIPSWRLFSQVVLPMSSATGIYILIITIVQGLQYVFTPIKIITKGGPNYASSNLIYHSYQKAFELYTIGESSAISIMTLVLFAIILLLTFKFIESKVYYEN, encoded by the coding sequence ATGTTTAAACAGAAACACTATTTAGGTTATCTATTTTTATCACCAGCATTACTATTTTTGGTAATTTTTATTTTTTATCCCTTAGGAAATACATTTTATTTAAGTTTTTTTAAATGGAATATGGTTTCACCAAATAAAGAATTTGTTGGTTTGGCAAATTATGTCGAAGTGTTAACGGATCCAGTATTTCATAAAATTGCAATAAATACATGTTTTTATTTGATTATTTTTGTCATTTTTTCTTGTCTCGTTCCTTATATCGTTTCATTTGTAATAGATGTTATTATAAGTCGCTACAAACGTTTTTATACTGGTATTTTTTTCATTCCAGCAGTTATTTCTCTTGTCGTTGTTTCAATGGTATTTACTTGGATTTTAAATCCAATTTCTGGTCCTATAGCCATTATTTTGAAAGCAGTCGGCATCAAAATGCCAATTTGGAGCAATCTAAACGGCTGGGTCATTGCGATTATAGCCATGATGACTTCGTGGAAAGTATTTGGTTATAACTTCATCGTTCTTTATTCAGCTATTATGGGAATTGATCGAGAAATTATTGATTCTGCGAAATTAGATAAGATTCCTTCCTGGAGGTTGTTTTCACAAGTTGTTTTGCCAATGTCTAGTGCTACAGGAATATATATTTTGATCATTACGATTGTTCAGGGTTTGCAATATGTTTTTACACCAATCAAAATCATAACAAAAGGTGGTCCTAATTACGCCAGCTCAAATTTGATTTACCATTCTTATCAAAAAGCCTTTGAACTTTATACCATTGGTGAGTCATCAGCGATTTCCATTATGACATTAGTCTTATTCGCTATTATTCTGTTATTAACTTTTAAATTTATTGAAAGTAAGGTGTACTATGAAAATTAA
- a CDS encoding carbohydrate ABC transporter permease, whose translation MKIKKELISHFLMIILLVIVLYPILFIIANAFKPLKEAYHSVLSLIPVPFTLENFQQLFDSLPLLTITWNTFFIASVITILKLVLAFFAAYSFVYFKVKGQRFLYIIIISTLFIPFTVTMIPNYLMISKIGLMDTNWGVILPQIADAMGIFLLTQTMRGIPTALIEAALLDNIPQKRIMSHIVFPLVKHSITSTGIWFFITSWNEFIWPVLILKTVDHYTLPLAMQMYISSEGGTNFTMAMAISLISMFVPLMLYISFQKYIISTFISSGIK comes from the coding sequence ATGAAAATTAAAAAAGAATTGATTTCCCATTTTTTGATGATCATCTTACTTGTGATTGTTTTATATCCAATATTATTCATCATTGCAAATGCTTTTAAACCATTAAAAGAAGCTTATCATTCTGTCTTATCCCTAATACCAGTTCCATTTACTTTAGAGAATTTTCAACAATTATTTGATAGTTTGCCTTTACTAACGATTACATGGAATACCTTTTTTATTGCTAGTGTTATTACTATTCTTAAGTTAGTCCTTGCCTTTTTTGCAGCTTATTCTTTTGTTTATTTTAAAGTGAAAGGCCAACGATTCCTTTATATTATTATCATTTCCACACTATTTATTCCTTTTACAGTGACCATGATCCCTAATTATTTAATGATTTCAAAAATAGGCTTAATGGATACAAACTGGGGCGTTATTTTACCTCAAATTGCTGATGCTATGGGAATTTTCTTATTAACTCAAACCATGAGAGGAATTCCAACAGCTCTTATTGAAGCAGCTTTGTTGGATAATATTCCTCAAAAACGCATTATGAGTCATATTGTTTTTCCACTGGTTAAACACTCTATAACATCAACCGGTATTTGGTTTTTTATCACTTCATGGAATGAATTTATTTGGCCAGTTCTTATATTAAAAACAGTTGATCATTATACTTTGCCATTAGCAATGCAGATGTATATTAGCTCAGAAGGGGGAACAAACTTTACAATGGCAATGGCTATTAGCCTCATTAGTATGTTTGTACCGTTGATGTTATATATTAGTTTTCAAAAATATATCATCTCAACCTTTATTTCGTCAGGTATTAAGTAG
- a CDS encoding ABC transporter substrate-binding protein produces MKKKKFFFIASLLATGVLLGGCQSNSDKQESSSKSGEKVTIEYWHVNAETQGGKTVTELVNDYNKSQNKVKVVEKYNPDMYKGLMQNLQASVSSGQTPDVVQVGWAFKDYFSENFKYTDPEKLVKEVDPKNADYFKDHFLSNIMNLAKNDKGYIGIPYSISNPVLYLNKDMLKEAGLDENGPKTWEELEEYSKVIKEKTGNYGVYIQEPADSWAQQGILESNGTKILSKGKASFASTEGEEAYQMYQDMVVKDKTALHTTWEQGVQSFIDGNVAMLYTTIAQRSNVQDNAKFSVTAVKSPSWKGKKVKLPAGGAMLAVTSTTKEKQKATWDFLKYLYSVESMAKWTEGTGYVPPRKDVADSEKGLKSFLKENKMMAPAIDQMDSMVNWTSFPGESGLEAEQKMLEMRDQILGGSDVTKTLKKTQDDINSLIK; encoded by the coding sequence AGTGGAGAGAAGGTTACCATTGAATATTGGCATGTTAATGCTGAGACACAAGGAGGAAAAACCGTCACAGAACTTGTCAATGATTACAATAAATCACAAAATAAAGTAAAAGTTGTTGAAAAGTATAATCCAGATATGTACAAAGGCTTAATGCAGAACTTACAAGCTTCTGTCTCATCTGGACAGACACCAGATGTTGTTCAAGTCGGTTGGGCGTTTAAAGATTACTTTTCTGAAAACTTTAAGTATACAGATCCAGAAAAGTTAGTTAAAGAAGTCGATCCTAAAAATGCTGATTACTTTAAAGATCATTTTTTATCCAATATTATGAATCTAGCTAAGAATGACAAAGGTTATATTGGAATTCCTTATTCAATAAGTAACCCTGTTTTATATCTAAACAAAGATATGCTTAAGGAAGCAGGATTAGATGAAAATGGTCCTAAAACATGGGAAGAATTAGAAGAATACTCAAAAGTTATTAAAGAAAAAACAGGGAATTATGGTGTCTACATCCAAGAGCCAGCAGATTCATGGGCTCAACAAGGTATTTTAGAAAGTAATGGTACTAAAATTCTCTCAAAAGGGAAAGCAAGTTTTGCAAGTACAGAAGGTGAAGAAGCTTATCAAATGTATCAGGATATGGTAGTAAAAGATAAGACGGCTTTACATACAACGTGGGAGCAAGGCGTACAAAGCTTTATAGATGGCAATGTTGCTATGCTTTATACAACAATTGCGCAACGTAGTAATGTACAAGACAATGCTAAATTTAGCGTGACAGCTGTTAAATCACCTTCTTGGAAGGGCAAAAAAGTTAAACTTCCAGCTGGAGGAGCTATGCTTGCTGTAACATCAACTACCAAAGAAAAACAAAAAGCAACTTGGGATTTCCTTAAGTACTTATACAGTGTTGAATCTATGGCAAAATGGACTGAAGGAACAGGATATGTCCCACCTCGTAAAGATGTTGCTGATTCAGAAAAAGGGTTAAAAAGCTTTTTGAAAGAAAATAAGATGATGGCACCAGCGATTGATCAGATGGATTCAATGGTTAATTGGACATCTTTCCCAGGTGAGTCAGGTCTAGAAGCAGAACAAAAAATGCTTGAGATGCGTGATCAAATTCTTGGTGGTTCAGACGTTACAAAAACACTAAAGAAAACGCAAGATGATATTAATAGTTTAATAAAATAA
- a CDS encoding ABC transporter ATP-binding protein: MGKEITLKNISKTYRTKPVLENINLTIGAGERVVLLGPSGSGKSTLLRMIAGLETITSGELHMGGELANDLDCGERDVSMVFQNYALYPHMTVSDNITFGLKANKIDKNTIENRLTEALETLGLTAFKNRYPKELSGGQRQRVALARALVKKSEYFLLDEPLSNLDVQLRLDARKELVKLHEKYGQTFVYVTHDQVEAMTLADRIVILNDGMIQMVDYPDVVYNKPANVFTATFIGSPGMSILNAEQDDGILKIGEQSMSLSDDWKNHLSEINDFYMGIRPEHIQISKNPSLLKGVVKYCELLGQHFAYTVAVGQENLIAFHDCNEFTIGQEVGLTFSTDKIHFFDKTTEKNLGYPKEI; this comes from the coding sequence ATGGGAAAAGAAATTACATTAAAAAATATTAGTAAAACGTATCGGACAAAACCAGTCTTAGAAAATATTAATTTAACTATTGGTGCTGGAGAGCGTGTTGTTCTTTTAGGGCCATCAGGATCTGGAAAATCAACATTGCTACGAATGATTGCAGGGCTAGAGACTATTACTTCTGGGGAACTTCATATGGGAGGTGAGCTAGCCAATGATCTAGACTGTGGCGAACGTGATGTATCGATGGTTTTTCAAAATTATGCCTTATACCCTCATATGACCGTTTCAGATAATATTACTTTTGGCCTTAAAGCAAATAAGATTGATAAAAATACTATAGAAAATCGATTAACTGAGGCATTGGAAACATTAGGGTTAACAGCATTTAAAAATCGCTACCCTAAAGAATTATCTGGTGGTCAAAGGCAACGTGTTGCATTAGCAAGAGCTTTAGTAAAAAAATCAGAGTATTTTTTACTTGATGAACCATTATCTAATTTGGATGTTCAATTAAGGTTAGATGCTAGAAAGGAGTTGGTTAAATTACATGAGAAATATGGCCAAACTTTTGTATATGTAACTCATGACCAAGTTGAAGCGATGACGCTTGCTGATAGAATTGTTATCTTAAACGATGGAATGATACAAATGGTTGATTATCCAGATGTCGTTTATAACAAGCCAGCAAATGTTTTTACGGCAACTTTTATTGGTTCACCAGGGATGTCGATATTAAATGCAGAGCAAGATGATGGCATCTTAAAAATTGGTGAGCAGTCGATGTCATTGTCAGATGACTGGAAAAATCATTTATCAGAAATAAATGATTTTTATATGGGCATTAGGCCAGAGCATATACAAATTAGTAAAAACCCCTCTTTACTAAAAGGAGTAGTGAAATATTGTGAACTTTTAGGTCAACATTTTGCTTACACAGTTGCAGTCGGTCAAGAGAATTTGATTGCTTTTCATGATTGCAATGAATTTACTATTGGTCAGGAAGTGGGATTAACTTTTTCGACTGATAAGATACATTTTTTTGATAAAACAACTGAAAAAAATTTAGGCTATCCTAAGGAGATATAA